A portion of the Acidimicrobiales bacterium genome contains these proteins:
- a CDS encoding BTAD domain-containing putative transcriptional regulator: MTRSFRRVPPESRPDMLLRPRLLKALAARWDHRVTSLTGGPGLGKTTLLAQALAENRLAPRGEDVWVGLEPHDADGERLARVVADAVAQHDRRSETALIETDVMPQPSAVADALWHRSPSQACLLLDDVHLLPPGSSGAEWLAELVTRLPANGHLVLAGRSDPPVPLTRLDTQGGVLWLREEELRFDEVELARFAEQRGVDPDRFRRTGGWPAMAELVASVDAQVSGAYLWEEVLEPLGTLRRHVLAVLCDLGGADDALASAAVNAPVDLRESLRGVPLVARNADGWHVPHALWHDVAGLSLEPVDRGQVRRRAVEHLVDRGRFDEALTMVADTQLWDLAPTVLRAACLAVDSLEANQLGRWLASSPESVRTSTAGRLATGLHLAYTAPFEAIEPLRHAAGLYRAAGDVDAELTAIGQIGRLAWWWQDADLLAKLSLRVFELEKSGHPKAGAMATIGWALVADMSGDDDTLLGLLGRIEPGVLDPGWETLARWYEGITRLYIGQAAATRIIVDSLATADPAMGYVVETLELMTLWATGHCDAVLDRTPAVIAAGRSFGVTYSLSLGMTTASLAYSHTGNAVAGRACLDEGIAAAPPAKAGDLSVHQAMAATSLHLAEGDEPGALVTMQKAVDHYRVDESTHRRWWRQMLNLSYVLVPTARPVWDARDLRGHLATARSLAAAVVVLRESGDPAHLRGLDLPNLGVVRAALHHRFAAELAVGLAAVGRPEGRQLLDFLGPPGRDAVRDLARRRGDGARLAKAARSLLGSVPAPPQQAAYLGVLGSLSLRREGPDGAEVDSPDLRRLRLQELLAFLVAHRRTTRAAITATLWPDLDERAASNNLGVTLNHLLRLLEPWRARGEPAYLVRLEGNAVELVTGAHLHIDVDEFDAHVASAARAESDGAPSLALEHHLATVALYRDDLYVDLPEADWFALEREHYRSRFVAAAVRAGELLLGRGDVDAAEAVAQRALVVDRWSEAAYAVLVGGALARGDRSAARRLLDLGSAMLVDLGALPSAATEQLRRRVIGEAA, translated from the coding sequence ATGACACGTTCGTTCCGGCGGGTGCCGCCTGAGTCACGGCCGGACATGCTGCTGCGCCCGCGCCTCCTCAAGGCGCTGGCGGCCCGTTGGGACCACCGCGTCACCTCGCTGACCGGTGGTCCCGGCCTCGGGAAGACCACCCTGCTGGCTCAGGCGCTGGCCGAGAACCGCCTCGCCCCCCGGGGTGAGGACGTCTGGGTGGGCCTCGAGCCCCACGACGCGGACGGCGAGCGGCTCGCCCGGGTCGTCGCCGACGCCGTGGCCCAGCACGACCGCCGCAGCGAGACGGCCCTCATCGAGACCGACGTCATGCCCCAGCCCTCGGCGGTCGCCGACGCGCTGTGGCACAGGTCGCCCAGCCAGGCCTGCCTGCTGCTCGACGACGTCCACCTGCTGCCCCCGGGGTCGTCCGGCGCCGAGTGGCTGGCCGAGCTGGTGACCCGGTTGCCGGCGAACGGGCACCTGGTGCTGGCCGGCCGCAGCGACCCGCCGGTCCCCCTCACCCGCCTCGACACCCAGGGCGGCGTGCTGTGGCTGCGGGAGGAGGAGCTGCGCTTCGACGAGGTCGAGCTGGCCCGGTTCGCCGAGCAGCGCGGCGTCGACCCGGACCGCTTCCGGCGCACCGGCGGGTGGCCGGCGATGGCCGAGCTGGTCGCCAGCGTCGACGCCCAGGTGTCCGGCGCCTACCTGTGGGAGGAGGTGCTGGAGCCGCTCGGCACCCTGCGGCGCCACGTGCTGGCGGTGCTGTGCGACCTGGGCGGCGCCGACGACGCCCTCGCCTCGGCGGCGGTGAACGCCCCCGTCGACCTGCGGGAGTCCCTCCGGGGCGTGCCGCTGGTGGCCCGCAACGCCGACGGCTGGCACGTCCCCCACGCCCTCTGGCACGACGTCGCCGGCCTGTCGCTCGAGCCGGTCGACCGGGGCCAGGTGCGCCGGCGGGCGGTCGAGCACCTGGTGGACCGGGGTCGCTTCGACGAGGCGCTGACCATGGTCGCCGACACCCAGCTGTGGGACCTGGCGCCCACCGTGCTGCGGGCCGCCTGCCTGGCGGTCGACTCGCTGGAGGCCAACCAGCTGGGCCGCTGGCTCGCATCCAGCCCCGAGTCGGTGCGCACGTCGACGGCGGGACGGCTCGCCACCGGCCTGCACCTGGCCTACACGGCGCCGTTCGAGGCGATCGAGCCCCTGCGCCATGCCGCCGGGCTCTACCGGGCCGCCGGCGACGTCGACGCCGAGCTCACCGCCATCGGCCAGATCGGCCGGCTGGCCTGGTGGTGGCAGGACGCCGACCTGCTCGCCAAGCTGTCGCTGCGGGTGTTCGAGCTGGAGAAGAGCGGCCACCCCAAGGCCGGCGCCATGGCGACGATCGGTTGGGCGCTGGTCGCCGACATGAGCGGCGACGACGACACCCTGCTGGGCCTGCTGGGCCGCATCGAGCCGGGCGTCCTGGACCCGGGCTGGGAGACCCTCGCCCGCTGGTACGAGGGCATCACCCGCCTGTACATCGGCCAGGCGGCGGCGACCCGCATCATCGTCGACAGCCTGGCCACCGCGGATCCGGCGATGGGCTACGTGGTGGAGACCCTGGAGCTGATGACCCTGTGGGCGACCGGCCACTGCGACGCGGTGCTCGACCGCACGCCGGCGGTCATCGCCGCGGGCCGGAGCTTCGGCGTGACCTACAGCCTGTCGCTGGGGATGACCACGGCCAGCCTGGCCTACTCGCACACCGGCAACGCCGTCGCCGGCCGCGCCTGCCTCGACGAGGGCATCGCCGCGGCGCCACCGGCGAAGGCCGGCGACCTGTCCGTGCACCAGGCGATGGCCGCCACGTCGCTGCACCTGGCCGAGGGCGACGAGCCCGGTGCGCTGGTCACCATGCAGAAGGCGGTCGACCACTACCGGGTGGACGAGAGCACGCATCGCCGCTGGTGGCGCCAGATGCTGAACCTGAGCTACGTGCTGGTCCCCACCGCCCGGCCCGTGTGGGACGCCCGCGACCTCCGGGGTCACCTGGCGACGGCCCGGTCGCTGGCGGCGGCCGTCGTGGTCCTGCGGGAGAGCGGCGACCCGGCGCACCTGCGGGGCCTCGACCTGCCCAACCTCGGCGTGGTCCGCGCGGCGCTACACCACCGGTTCGCGGCCGAGCTGGCGGTCGGGCTGGCGGCGGTGGGCCGACCGGAGGGCCGCCAGCTGCTCGACTTCCTGGGGCCGCCGGGCCGTGACGCGGTGCGCGACCTGGCGCGCCGGCGGGGCGACGGCGCGCGGCTGGCCAAGGCGGCGAGGTCACTGTTGGGGTCGGTGCCGGCGCCGCCGCAACAGGCCGCCTACCTGGGGGTTCTGGGGTCGCTGTCGCTGCGGCGCGAGGGCCCCGACGGCGCCGAGGTCGACTCGCCGGACCTGCGCCGGCTGCGGCTCCAGGAGCTGCTGGCGTTCCTGGTGGCGCACCGCCGGACCACCCGGGCCGCGATCACGGCCACGCTGTGGCCCGACCTCGACGAGCGCGCCGCGTCGAACAACCTGGGCGTGACCCTCAACCACCTGCTGCGGCTGCTGGAGCCGTGGCGGGCGCGGGGCGAGCCGGCCTACCTGGTGCGGCTGGAGGGCAACGCCGTGGAGCTGGTGACCGGCGCCCACCTGCACATCGACGTCGACGAGTTCGACGCCCACGTCGCCTCGGCGGCCCGGGCCGAGTCCGACGGCGCGCCGTCGCTGGCGCTGGAGCACCACCTGGCGACCGTGGCCCTCTACCGCGACGACCTCTACGTCGACCTGCCCGAGGCCGACTGGTTCGCCCTCGAGCGGGAGCACTACCGGTCGCGGTTCGTGGCCGCGGCGGTGCGGGCGGGAGAGCTGCTGCTGGGCCGGGGCGACGTCGACGCCGCCGAGGCGGTGGCGCAGCGGGCGCTGGTGGTCGACCGCTGGTCGGAGGCGGCCTACGCGGTGCTGGTGGGCGGGGCGCTGGCCCGGGGCGACCGGTCGGCGGCCCGGCGCCTGCTCGACCTCGGCAGCGCCATGCTGGTCGACCTGGGGGCGCTGCCGTCGGCGGCGACGGAGCAGCTCCGTCGCCGTGTCATCGGCGAAGCCGCGTGA
- a CDS encoding LCP family protein translates to MSDNDNRRIFIPPPSAPPTRTPPPQSPRPAPPPGMRPSRPPGQRTIPAPGPGPGRPAGPGTRPYPGGPGGPDGPDGPGLPPRRGSRPWYKRLRWKRVGGIFAVFLIVVLLGSWWYANSIFNRIEKVDVSAAQAHGGGGTNYLIVGSDSADVLQEGDPGFDPARPDGQRSDTMMLLRFAEGKAKILSIPRDLYVTNAETGGEGRINGAYNQGPVNLINTISENLGIPIHRYIEVDFVSFAGLVDGLGGVTINFPHPASDPKSGLNVTESGAVKLNGDQALAYVRSRTYTENINGELVVDPTADLGRITRQQAFLRAVFSKLGKSSNPWALARTASNVAEGLRIDDEMSLWNAITFAWKLRGLEPQPLALEVVGERRGGAAVLILQEEASEAVLAQFR, encoded by the coding sequence GTGAGCGACAACGACAACCGACGGATCTTCATCCCACCCCCCTCGGCTCCGCCCACGAGGACACCACCCCCGCAGTCGCCCCGGCCCGCGCCGCCGCCCGGGATGCGACCGAGCCGTCCGCCGGGGCAGCGCACCATCCCGGCCCCGGGACCCGGCCCTGGTCGTCCCGCCGGTCCCGGCACCCGCCCCTACCCCGGCGGACCGGGTGGCCCCGACGGCCCCGACGGTCCCGGCCTCCCGCCCCGCCGCGGCTCCCGCCCCTGGTACAAGCGCCTGCGCTGGAAGCGGGTGGGCGGCATCTTCGCGGTCTTCCTGATCGTGGTGCTGCTCGGCTCGTGGTGGTACGCCAACAGCATCTTCAACCGCATCGAGAAGGTCGACGTCAGCGCGGCGCAGGCCCACGGCGGGGGCGGCACCAACTACCTGATCGTCGGCTCCGACTCGGCGGACGTGCTCCAGGAGGGCGACCCGGGCTTCGACCCCGCCCGCCCCGACGGTCAGCGCTCCGACACGATGATGCTGCTGCGCTTCGCCGAGGGGAAGGCGAAGATCCTGTCGATCCCCCGCGACCTCTACGTCACCAACGCCGAGACGGGCGGAGAGGGCCGCATCAACGGTGCCTACAACCAGGGCCCGGTCAACCTGATCAACACGATCTCCGAGAACCTCGGGATCCCCATCCACCGCTACATCGAGGTCGACTTCGTGAGCTTCGCCGGCCTCGTCGACGGGCTGGGGGGCGTGACCATCAACTTCCCCCACCCGGCGTCGGACCCCAAGTCGGGCCTCAACGTGACCGAGTCGGGGGCGGTGAAGCTGAACGGCGACCAGGCGCTGGCCTACGTCCGCTCCCGCACCTACACCGAGAACATCAACGGCGAGCTCGTCGTCGACCCGACCGCCGACCTCGGCCGCATCACCCGCCAGCAGGCGTTCCTGCGGGCGGTGTTCTCCAAGCTCGGCAAGAGCAGCAACCCGTGGGCCCTGGCCCGCACGGCCAGCAACGTCGCCGAAGGTCTCCGCATCGACGACGAGATGTCGCTCTGGAACGCCATCACCTTCGCCTGGAAGCTGCGCGGCCTGGAGCCGCAACCCCTCGCTCTGGAGGTCGTCGGCGAGCGGCGGGGCGGTGCGGCGGTCCTCATCCTCCAGGAGGAGGCGTCCGAGGCCGTGCTGGCGCAGTTCCGCTAG
- the cobT gene encoding nicotinate-nucleotide--dimethylbenzimidazole phosphoribosyltransferase — MNEQLPFDAIVFTPGALLVAEPTPDTVDRSIPGARRAVTALTQWNLPVAVVAEPGVAATVAAELRAAGFGDLPIVGDEGELARIARTLVVTADWDDSPPPPDGSPLRVQGVANVVGWLASTIGPFRGAAMMVGPLDAVAAEAAFALHLNLTKPPGSLGRLEALGVQLSAISGQVPPPLPKPATVAVFAADHGVHVQGVSPWPQEVTTQMVANFLAGGAAINVLARHAGADVVVIDVGVAGDLPPADRLVSRKVARGTYDLAVGPAMSRDQALYALDVGAEVALHLVGNGARCLLTGDMGIANTTASAALVVALTGRRAGDITGRGAGLAPDDVPRKATIVADAAARAVHTHRDDALGILAEVGGLEHAALAGFIVAGVALGVPVIVDGVIAASALLVAAKLVPGVEAAAIAGHRSVEPGSDAVLQALEMAPVIDLDLRLGEGTGAALALPLVEAAARLLAEMATFDQAGVSSKTDQID; from the coding sequence ATGAACGAGCAGCTGCCATTCGACGCCATCGTGTTCACGCCGGGCGCCCTGCTCGTCGCGGAGCCGACCCCCGACACCGTCGACCGCAGCATCCCCGGGGCCCGCCGCGCCGTGACCGCCCTCACGCAGTGGAACCTGCCGGTCGCGGTGGTCGCCGAGCCGGGCGTCGCCGCCACCGTCGCCGCCGAGCTGCGGGCCGCCGGCTTCGGCGACCTGCCCATCGTCGGCGACGAGGGCGAGCTGGCCCGCATCGCCCGCACCCTGGTGGTCACCGCCGACTGGGACGACTCGCCGCCGCCCCCCGACGGCAGCCCGCTGCGCGTGCAGGGCGTCGCCAACGTCGTCGGCTGGCTGGCCTCCACCATCGGCCCGTTCCGGGGCGCCGCGATGATGGTCGGCCCGCTCGACGCCGTCGCCGCCGAGGCCGCCTTCGCCCTCCACCTCAACCTCACCAAGCCCCCAGGCTCGCTGGGCCGGCTGGAGGCGCTCGGGGTGCAGCTGTCGGCGATCAGCGGCCAGGTCCCGCCGCCGCTGCCCAAGCCCGCCACCGTCGCCGTGTTCGCCGCCGACCACGGCGTCCACGTGCAGGGCGTATCGCCGTGGCCCCAGGAGGTGACCACCCAGATGGTCGCCAACTTCCTGGCCGGCGGGGCCGCCATCAACGTGCTGGCCCGCCACGCCGGGGCCGACGTGGTGGTGATCGACGTCGGCGTCGCCGGCGACCTCCCGCCCGCCGACCGCCTGGTGAGCCGCAAGGTGGCCCGCGGCACCTACGACCTGGCCGTCGGTCCCGCCATGAGCCGCGACCAGGCCCTCTACGCCCTCGACGTCGGCGCCGAGGTGGCCCTCCACCTGGTCGGCAACGGCGCCCGCTGCCTGCTGACCGGCGACATGGGCATCGCCAACACCACGGCCTCCGCCGCGCTGGTGGTCGCCCTCACCGGACGACGGGCCGGCGACATCACCGGCCGCGGCGCCGGCCTCGCCCCCGACGACGTCCCCCGCAAGGCCACGATCGTCGCCGACGCCGCCGCCCGGGCCGTCCACACCCACCGCGACGACGCCCTCGGCATCCTCGCCGAGGTGGGCGGCTTGGAGCACGCCGCGCTGGCCGGGTTCATCGTCGCCGGCGTCGCCCTCGGGGTGCCGGTGATCGTCGACGGGGTGATCGCGGCGTCGGCCCTGCTGGTGGCCGCCAAGCTGGTGCCGGGCGTCGAAGCCGCCGCGATCGCCGGCCACCGCTCCGTCGAACCGGGCTCCGACGCCGTGCTCCAGGCCCTGGAGATGGCACCGGTCATCGACCTCGACCTGCGGCTCGGCGAGGGCACCGGCGCGGCCCTGGCACTGCCCCTGGTGGAGGCCGCGGCCCGTTTGCTCGCCGAGATGGCTACCTTCGACCAGGCCGGCGTCAGCTCGAAGACGGACCAGATCGACTGA
- a CDS encoding aminotransferase class I/II-fold pyridoxal phosphate-dependent enzyme: MIPPAGDHGGDGARIAAALGVDPDQILDLSASLNPFAPDVAALAARHLGALRRYPDVDRAEALLAEAIDVPEERLVLTAGGAQAIALVAEHTGHGWVDDPEFSLYRRHIPHLDPTAPRWRSDPHNPSGRLVADVQPGVWDEAFLPLSAGTWTRGRPGWALGSLTKAFACPGLRLGFAVAPTPGDADALRRRRPMWAVDNLACALLPELLDAADPPGWTKRIADARADTAAILRRHGFAPEPSDAPWLLVPESAGLRERLGRQGVVIRECSSFGLCNYSRIAVPGTAGMERLDLALAGESGDA; the protein is encoded by the coding sequence GTGATCCCCCCGGCCGGCGACCACGGCGGCGACGGCGCCCGCATCGCCGCGGCACTCGGCGTCGACCCCGACCAGATCCTCGACCTGTCCGCCAGCCTCAACCCCTTCGCCCCCGACGTCGCCGCCCTCGCCGCCCGGCACCTCGGCGCGCTCCGCCGCTACCCCGACGTCGACCGGGCCGAGGCGCTGCTGGCCGAGGCGATCGACGTCCCCGAAGAGCGCCTGGTCCTCACCGCCGGCGGCGCCCAAGCCATCGCCCTGGTCGCCGAGCACACGGGACACGGGTGGGTCGACGACCCCGAGTTCTCGCTCTACCGCCGCCACATCCCCCACCTCGACCCCACGGCCCCCCGCTGGCGGTCCGACCCGCACAACCCGTCCGGACGGCTGGTCGCCGACGTACAACCCGGTGTGTGGGACGAAGCCTTCCTCCCCCTCAGCGCCGGCACCTGGACCCGCGGCCGCCCCGGCTGGGCGCTCGGGTCGCTGACCAAGGCGTTCGCCTGCCCCGGCCTCCGCCTCGGGTTCGCCGTCGCCCCCACCCCCGGCGACGCCGACGCCCTCCGTCGCCGGCGCCCGATGTGGGCCGTCGACAACCTCGCCTGCGCCCTGCTGCCCGAGCTCCTCGATGCCGCCGACCCGCCCGGCTGGACCAAGCGGATCGCCGACGCCCGGGCCGACACCGCCGCGATCCTGCGCCGGCACGGCTTCGCTCCCGAGCCCTCCGACGCCCCCTGGCTGCTGGTCCCCGAGTCCGCGGGACTCCGCGAGCGGCTGGGACGGCAGGGAGTGGTCATCCGCGAGTGTTCGTCGTTCGGTTTGTGCAACTATTCACGCATTGCCGTGCCAGGCACGGCGGGTATGGAGCGGCTGGACCTTGCACTAGCGGGCGAGAGCGGGGACGCATGA
- a CDS encoding CobD/CbiB family cobalamin biosynthesis protein: MIGDRPETTRARLGDHRRLGKRAIGAALGIVADRVLGEPPVPDGLHPVALFGSLANATEEKLYADDRVRGAVYAGVNALVATTVGRIVGSPAAAGYLATSGRALHTAALDVGRALGDGDLDAARELLPNLVGRDPDGLDAADIARAAVESVAENTTDAVVAPALWTVVAGAPGAFLHRAGDTLDSMVGYHDDRYERFGTAAARLDDALAWLPARATAGLVALVRPGQARLVLATVRADAPGHPSPNAGVAEAAFAAALGVRLGGTNRYGEVVEDRPTIGAGRAPGAADIDAAVALSRHVSWALAGILGTTGVALTAVTRRRRSKE, translated from the coding sequence GTGATCGGAGACCGACCAGAAACGACTCGGGCCCGGCTCGGCGACCACAGACGACTCGGGAAGCGGGCGATCGGGGCGGCGCTGGGGATCGTGGCCGACCGGGTGCTGGGCGAGCCTCCGGTGCCCGACGGGCTGCATCCGGTCGCCCTGTTCGGCAGCCTCGCCAACGCCACCGAGGAGAAGCTCTACGCCGACGACCGGGTCCGCGGCGCCGTCTACGCGGGCGTGAACGCCCTGGTGGCAACCACCGTCGGCCGGATCGTCGGCTCCCCCGCCGCGGCCGGCTACCTGGCGACGTCGGGCCGGGCGCTCCACACCGCCGCCCTCGACGTCGGCCGGGCGCTCGGGGACGGCGACCTCGACGCCGCCCGCGAGCTGCTCCCGAACCTGGTGGGCCGCGACCCCGACGGCCTCGACGCCGCCGACATCGCCCGAGCTGCCGTCGAGTCGGTGGCCGAGAACACCACCGACGCCGTCGTCGCCCCCGCGCTGTGGACCGTGGTCGCCGGTGCTCCGGGCGCCTTCCTGCACCGGGCCGGCGACACGCTCGACTCGATGGTCGGCTACCACGACGACCGCTACGAGCGCTTCGGCACCGCCGCCGCCCGCCTCGACGACGCCCTCGCCTGGCTCCCGGCCCGGGCGACGGCCGGCCTGGTCGCCCTGGTGCGCCCGGGGCAGGCCCGTCTTGTCCTGGCGACCGTGCGGGCCGACGCCCCCGGCCACCCCTCCCCCAACGCCGGCGTCGCCGAGGCCGCGTTCGCGGCGGCGCTCGGCGTCCGGCTCGGCGGCACCAACCGCTACGGCGAGGTCGTCGAGGACCGCCCCACGATCGGTGCCGGCCGCGCACCGGGGGCCGCCGACATCGACGCCGCCGTCGCCCTGTCGCGCCACGTCTCCTGGGCGCTGGCCGGGATCCTCGGGACCACCGGCGTGGCCCTCACCGCCGTCACCCGGCGCCGCCGGAGCAAGGAGTGA
- a CDS encoding adenosylcobinamide-GDP ribazoletransferase: protein MRAALGFLTAFGGAAPPDRRAVVWFGPVGAVVGLVVGAVWWGAGELWPALVAATLAVVADAALTGMLHLDGLADTADGLLPPLDRARRLEVMSDPHAGVFAVVVVLLVLALRVAALAALAPDPWLLAGLWGGARAAMGVTLALVPYARSGGGLATAFTGTSAVPSLVVGAAALTLAAVAGGWPAGPAAAVALVIGAGAVVGLARRRLGGFTGDVLGAAGVVGETCALVVAAAKW, encoded by the coding sequence ATGCGGGCGGCGCTCGGTTTCCTGACGGCGTTCGGGGGTGCGGCTCCGCCGGACCGCCGGGCCGTGGTGTGGTTCGGGCCGGTCGGCGCCGTGGTGGGGCTCGTGGTGGGCGCCGTGTGGTGGGGCGCGGGCGAGCTGTGGCCGGCGCTGGTGGCGGCGACGCTGGCGGTGGTGGCCGACGCGGCGCTGACCGGGATGCTCCACCTCGACGGCCTGGCCGACACGGCCGACGGGCTCCTGCCCCCGCTCGACCGGGCGCGTCGTCTCGAGGTGATGTCGGATCCCCACGCCGGCGTGTTCGCCGTAGTCGTGGTGCTGCTGGTGCTGGCCCTGCGGGTGGCGGCGCTGGCGGCCCTGGCGCCCGACCCCTGGCTGCTGGCGGGCCTGTGGGGCGGGGCGCGGGCGGCGATGGGCGTGACGCTGGCGTTGGTGCCCTACGCCCGCTCCGGGGGTGGCCTGGCGACGGCCTTCACGGGCACCTCCGCGGTGCCGTCGCTGGTCGTGGGCGCCGCAGCGCTGACACTGGCCGCCGTGGCCGGGGGCTGGCCGGCCGGGCCCGCGGCCGCGGTCGCCCTGGTGATCGGCGCCGGTGCCGTGGTCGGCCTGGCCCGTCGTCGGCTCGGCGGCTTCACCGGCGACGTGCTGGGCGCGGCGGGCGTGGTCGGCGAGACGTGCGCCCTGGTCGTGGCGGCGGCCAAGTGGTGA
- a CDS encoding bifunctional adenosylcobinamide kinase/adenosylcobinamide-phosphate guanylyltransferase — MIALVLGGTRSGKSEYAERMAARHPGGVTYVATGIATDADMADRIARHQARRPPEWATAEVGTDLVRRLAAIEGLALVDSLGTWVAACRDLTVDVPALCTVLRERTDPTILVSEEVGLGVHAPTEAGRRFADALGELNRAVADVADQAFLVVAGRALPLVP; from the coding sequence GTGATCGCGCTCGTCCTGGGAGGCACCCGTTCCGGCAAGTCGGAGTACGCCGAGCGGATGGCGGCGCGCCACCCCGGTGGCGTGACCTACGTGGCCACCGGGATCGCCACCGACGCCGACATGGCCGACCGGATCGCCCGCCACCAGGCCCGCCGCCCGCCGGAGTGGGCGACCGCCGAGGTGGGCACCGACCTGGTCCGCCGGCTCGCCGCCATCGAGGGGTTGGCGCTCGTCGACTCGCTGGGCACGTGGGTGGCGGCCTGCCGCGACCTGACCGTCGACGTGCCGGCGCTGTGCACGGTGCTCCGGGAGCGCACCGACCCCACGATCCTGGTGTCGGAGGAGGTCGGCCTGGGCGTCCATGCGCCCACCGAGGCGGGCCGCCGCTTCGCCGACGCCCTTGGGGAGCTCAACCGGGCGGTCGCCGACGTCGCCGACCAGGCCTTCCTCGTGGTCGCCGGCCGGGCCCTGCCGCTGGTGCCGTGA
- the msrB gene encoding peptide-methionine (R)-S-oxide reductase MsrB — translation MTQVDAHGNELPADDAGWRERLTPEQFQVTRQAGTERAFTGAYWDTKDEGTYRCICCDEVLFTSDTKFDSGSGWPSFWEPAESDKVTLHVDSAHGMVRTEVSCARCGAHLGHVFEDGPQPTGQRFCMNSCALRLDPPD, via the coding sequence ATGACTCAGGTTGACGCCCACGGCAACGAGCTCCCCGCCGACGACGCAGGCTGGCGGGAGCGCCTGACCCCCGAGCAGTTCCAGGTCACCCGGCAGGCCGGCACCGAGCGGGCCTTCACCGGTGCCTACTGGGACACCAAGGACGAGGGCACCTACCGCTGCATCTGCTGCGACGAGGTGCTGTTCACGTCGGACACGAAGTTCGACTCCGGCTCCGGCTGGCCGTCGTTCTGGGAGCCGGCGGAGAGCGACAAGGTGACGCTCCACGTCGACAGCGCCCACGGCATGGTCCGCACCGAGGTGAGCTGCGCCCGCTGCGGCGCCCACCTGGGCCACGTCTTCGAGGACGGCCCCCAGCCGACCGGCCAGCGCTTCTGCATGAACTCCTGCGCCCTGCGCCTGGACCCCCCGGACTGA